The nucleotide sequence gagacagacagacagacagagagagagagacagtcagagacagagacagacagacagacagagagacagacagagagagagacagacagacagacagacagagagagagagagagagagagagagacagacagagagagagacagagacagacagatagacagagagagagagacagtgagagagagagagacagagacagacagacagacagacagacagacagacagagagacagagagagagacagagagagagacagtgagagagagagagagagacagacagacagacagacagacagacagacagagagagagacagacagagagacagacaggtcagtgACAGTCAATAAATTACAGATAATTAACATGAGGTTTGGTTGCAGAGAAGTTTCCACATCAGAGTGAAACAGGATGAAACAGGTCGCAGGAATCCATCAGACAGAAAACCCTTTGTGACCTCAGAGGAATTCAGTTTGCTCTGAGCGCGCTCAGTGTGGGTTTTCATCTAGAAAGGAATTCAGTGTGTTCAGAGGGATGAAGGTGGATTATCATCACTCACTGTCTGTTACTGTCAGTGGGTTAACAGGAACACGTTCAACTTCATTTCAACcataaaacacatcaacaaTATTCATTGATTACTGATTTTTCTGATTAATACTGAAAATATGATACAAACTGTAATCACCTTCTGTATTTGTGGTTTACACAGTtttaatgtctgtaccaaacttCACAGATATTTTGTTTCTACATAAATCAGATCAaatttgtgtttgaaaaaagagaaaagtcaaCTGAATTAGTTTTCTGGAGAAGAACAGACCAGATATGAAACTTAAACTCTTTTAGAATAAAATTGTGATAATACAACGATTATTTGGTAATCTgagtttgaaataaaataaaatacataataaaaatatatttatactgCAGAGTCTGAAGgtgtcagtcaaacacacagagtcggttagcctagcttagcacaaagactagaagcagggggaaactgttagcgtAGCATCGGGTCTCGGTTGATTTAAGATGAAGCCGCTTCACAGCTCAGAccactgaacagacagacacaggctccgttcacacctggcattaagGTGCATCACGGGTGATACGATCGCCAGCGGACGGCTCCGAGTACGTCACTTCACAGCGATCGGATCTCACTTCCCCGCTcgatatgcaaataaacacctACATCATTTCCGTTTGCAAAGACCAaatgcattgttgttgtttttaatctgaatttgaggaatttactgtttatcagacgaCAAATGAGTCAAGAATTAGGTTTGAAAAGCCGATAGACGCCGCGGCAGCCGAGTGTTTCTGGGGCCGGGCCTCACTGCTCGTCCTCACAGAAACAACTTTATCACTTTATTCACTGACGTCGGTGAGACTGGATCACATTTTATGGAGAAagtattttctggttttccctctgacgtcctccggctgctctgcctcgaCTCTCTGTGACTTACGGACTTTCCAGagggacagatagctttacagCTAGTGGTCCTATTAGCTTAAAAgcttaaataaagcttttttaGGTTTATTTAAGCTCCTCCTCCCGGTAGTCCAAAGCTCCCGCGCTAGCGGTGTAAACACCGACACTCCCCCggtgctccgagctcccagtccgggcagagtcagctggCGTTAATAGGTccgctagctgcacggctaactgagctaactggCTAACGGCAGCTTCAGTTAGCAGCAGGTTCTGTGTGTACTCCATCCACCAGAATCCATTTTGCCTGTTGTGGCTTCTTCTCGTCTCGCACTTGAATATGGCGCCGTTGGTGTGCTGATGAGTACGTACTTCCACTTCCGCTGGAGTCCGTTGAGTAGGCGGTCCTTCAGTGTGGCCCAGGACACAGTGCTTACACGCCGCTAAAGGAATGTGGCCCAGACCACCTCTGAATGTGGTCTGAGCCATGGGGTCTCAGTGCATTGTGATCGGATCACGCAGGTCGCTTGTTAATGCCGGTGTGAACACAACCAGAGAGCTAGACAGGCTGTCAGCTGACTGAAAACTACAGTATTATTATGATCattatgataataatgataataagaataacaataataacaataataataataatattgttattattattgttgttgttgttgtagttgttgttattattattattatcattatgttGTGTATCTCGGACAGTGAGACAGAGTCAACAtggtcattcactgtgttttggTCCCAGATTTCTGTCTGCTTGTGAATGAAGACCACAAGAAACCATTAAAGGGTCAGAGAGCCAGCAGCCGCGAAGCTGCTCCACCCGAGTCGAACTCAGCATTTTGGACAAAATGAaggtgaactagttcattttaatctgttgaAATGAACTTTGAGCTcttgtgaacttgcacaacactgatCTCGGACTCACCTGTGCATCTCAGACTCACCTGTGGCGCAGCGGCCCTTGTTTTGGATGTTAATGGGTTCTTTGCCCTGTGTCTCGGCTGTCAGGCTGGCGCTCTTCAGTGCGCAGCCGCTCCTGTATGTCACTCCGTCGGTTCCGCAGACCTCGTGGTTGCTCTTGCAGGCGCAGACTCCCAGCTTGTTCTTCTTGTCTTCGTCGCTTTTGACGCACTCCAGTCCGGAGCCGCAGCGGCGCGCTGCCGCGCGGCGCCCGCCGCACAGCTCTCCCTCGGCAGCGGCGCACACCCGGCAGCAGCCGCAGAAGTCCAGCAGAGAGCCGGCAGGGCAGCCCTCCCCGGGGAGAGGAACGCACTGAGCCGGGTCACATGGTCCGCAGCCCGGACCCGCAGAGACCCGGACCAGGAGGACCGAGAGCAGCGACAGAACCAGACACAGAAAGACGGTGAAAGATCTCATGATGGTCTGATGGAGATCTCTGATGTGAACTCTGCTGGTCTGAACTGTGTCACGGTCTAAACACACTGAGATCTGATCTGCAAACTGTGAGCTGTTTAAAGCTGCTGACTCCGCCTCAGAGCCCCAGAACTGATCCCAGACCTGCTCTCAGTGTGAGGAGGAGCACTGACTGATTGAATAATATcacagtaacaataataattaattaattaataaaaaggccggaatgataaaaaaagaaaaacgagTCAGTGAAGCTTCATTCAGGATTTAAATCTGTAGTTTAGTCAAAAGAATAAAACTTCAGCTCTTTGATGTTTCTGCTTCATCAATAATCACATTAATGATTAAGtttcctgctgctgttgatCACTGGACTCCTCACACAGTTGgtattttaaatctttattatatttaatatttacatagttgtttcaattcaattc is from Siniperca chuatsi isolate FFG_IHB_CAS linkage group LG8, ASM2008510v1, whole genome shotgun sequence and encodes:
- the igfbp7 gene encoding insulin-like growth factor-binding protein 7 — encoded protein: MRSFTVFLCLVLSLLSVLLVRVSAGPGCGPCDPAQCVPLPGEGCPAGSLLDFCGCCRVCAAAEGELCGGRRAAARRCGSGLECVKSDEDKKNKLGVCACKSNHEVCGTDGVTYRSGCALKSASLTAETQGKEPINIQNKGRCATAPVIVTPPGEVYNVSGSQVYLSCEAVGVPTPVLTWKRVLSGKKRMELLPGDRDNLAIQTRGGPEKHEVTGWVLISPLTKEEEGSYECHATNSKGEASAVGAIHLVESIDDIIVKKVTKEDEL